From a single Eleginops maclovinus isolate JMC-PN-2008 ecotype Puerto Natales chromosome 2, JC_Emac_rtc_rv5, whole genome shotgun sequence genomic region:
- the kxd1 gene encoding LOW QUALITY PROTEIN: kxDL motif-containing protein 1 (The sequence of the model RefSeq protein was modified relative to this genomic sequence to represent the inferred CDS: inserted 1 base in 1 codon) has product MVEPTASGVFCNRMLSMVNSEDVNAIIQAQRHMLDRFEKTNEMLINFNGLSNVRLQQMNERFLLHTRTLVEMXKDLDSVFRRIRTLKGKIAKQYPEAFSNIHESPILGDDDDEFDPVPPSAATAITIATSEQSTESCDTSPDVISPTVSRCSEDLSQELPDTPTSDGLETAVLQDEGPDSVPAE; this is encoded by the exons ATGGTGGAGCCCACAGCATCTGGCGTGTTCTGTAACAGGATGCTGAGTATGGTTAACTCTGAGGATGTTAACGCTATCATCCAGGCTCAGAGACACAT gcttgACCGCTTTGAGAAAACCAATGAAATGTTGATCAACTTCAACGGGCTCTCCAACGTGCGACTGCAGCAGATGAACGAGCGCTTCCTTCTCCACACTCGCACCCTTGTGGAAA AAAAAGATCTGGACAGCGTCTTCAGGAGGATCAG GACACTAAAAGGGAAGATTGCTAAGCAGTACCCAGAAGCTTTCAGCA ATATTCATGAATCGCCCATCCTGGGGGACGACGACGATGAGTTTGATCCAGTTCCCCCCAGTGCTGCTACAGCCATTACAATAGCCACTTCGGAGCAAAGCACAGAGTCCTGTGACACAAGTCCAGATGTCATCTCACCCACTGTGAGCAGATGCTCTGAAGATCTCTCTCAAGAGCTTCCTGACACGCCTACCTCCGATGGCTTAGAGACAGCTGTCCTGCAGGACGAGGGTCCGGACTCTGTACCTGCGGAATAG